A region of Paractinoplanes abujensis DNA encodes the following proteins:
- a CDS encoding caspase family protein translates to MRNLYALLVGIDRYAAVPGLTGCVRDVTDAREHLEATLTPGTRFVPLTLLDGQATRAAVVDAVTTHLGQAGPDDVALFWFAGHGSDRPAPGWTRRWEPTGRIQTLVCADSRTGAVGDLWDKELSLLLDDVSDRAGHVTVVLDSCHSDGATRELTAREPAVRTRSVPPGEAPDLDYLRPRLEARSGADHPAEHIVLAACRSFEAAEERTLERERRGVFTWSLLRAMTRLGPGATYNDLLAATRSEVEMHSCRQTPQARPRTSPLLNQQFLGGAVTPPDRDIRMRHGRTGWVIDAGAVHGLPAGAGLRVGVRGGRPGEQAEVVEVRTADSRVAPLGGWADPGRLYPMVVTSVPAPRTTVAVDDEKLRAALARSLDVRVAGTGVPDLRAWYEDGELTVVDQHGERLLRQRYLADEAAAAVEHIARWLQVWQRRNPASALGSPVRVEVLGADGTLLQPDSAGEYVLRYRGADPPELHLRLRNHSDRTLFCALLDLTPRFKVDPALFPGDYVAGGGVGDCLHGRRIKAFLPPAVPVVPGAVVRDRLKLFVAEGQFGVEPFLMPALAETSGPRGVYRDLGDAARPTGHDWTTAEVVVRIEVPK, encoded by the coding sequence ATGCGAAACCTGTACGCCCTGCTGGTCGGCATCGACCGGTACGCCGCGGTGCCCGGCCTGACCGGTTGCGTGCGCGACGTGACGGATGCCCGGGAGCACCTCGAGGCCACGCTCACCCCCGGCACCCGCTTCGTCCCGCTGACGCTGCTGGACGGGCAGGCCACCCGGGCCGCCGTGGTCGACGCCGTCACGACACACCTGGGCCAGGCCGGGCCGGACGACGTGGCGTTGTTCTGGTTCGCCGGTCACGGCTCGGACCGGCCCGCACCCGGCTGGACCCGGCGGTGGGAACCCACGGGACGGATCCAGACCCTGGTCTGCGCGGACAGCCGGACGGGCGCCGTCGGAGATCTGTGGGACAAGGAGTTGTCGCTGCTGCTGGACGACGTCAGCGACCGGGCCGGGCACGTCACCGTGGTGCTGGACAGCTGCCACTCCGACGGCGCCACCCGTGAGCTGACCGCCCGCGAACCGGCCGTCCGGACCCGCTCGGTGCCGCCGGGCGAGGCGCCTGATCTGGACTATCTGCGCCCCCGGCTGGAGGCCCGGTCGGGCGCGGACCACCCGGCCGAGCACATCGTGCTGGCCGCCTGCCGCTCCTTCGAGGCCGCCGAGGAACGCACCCTGGAGCGCGAGCGCCGGGGAGTCTTCACCTGGTCGCTGCTGCGCGCCATGACCCGGCTGGGGCCGGGCGCCACCTACAACGACCTGCTGGCGGCCACCCGGTCCGAGGTCGAGATGCACTCCTGCCGGCAGACCCCCCAGGCCCGGCCGCGCACGTCCCCGCTGCTCAACCAGCAGTTCCTGGGCGGGGCGGTGACGCCGCCGGACCGGGACATCCGGATGCGTCACGGCCGGACGGGCTGGGTGATCGACGCCGGGGCCGTGCACGGGCTGCCGGCCGGCGCCGGACTGCGGGTCGGGGTGCGCGGCGGACGCCCCGGCGAGCAGGCCGAGGTGGTCGAGGTGCGGACCGCGGACAGCCGGGTCGCGCCGCTCGGCGGCTGGGCCGACCCCGGCCGGCTGTATCCGATGGTGGTCACGTCGGTGCCGGCGCCGCGCACGACAGTGGCGGTCGACGACGAGAAGCTGCGGGCGGCTCTGGCACGTTCCCTGGACGTACGGGTGGCCGGCACCGGCGTCCCCGACCTGCGGGCCTGGTACGAGGACGGCGAGTTGACCGTCGTCGACCAGCACGGCGAGCGGCTGCTGCGGCAGCGGTACCTTGCGGACGAGGCGGCCGCGGCAGTCGAGCACATCGCCCGGTGGCTGCAGGTGTGGCAGCGCCGCAACCCGGCGAGCGCACTGGGTTCCCCCGTACGGGTGGAGGTGCTGGGGGCCGACGGCACGCTGCTGCAGCCGGACTCGGCCGGCGAGTACGTCCTGCGGTACCGGGGCGCCGACCCGCCCGAGCTCCACCTCCGGCTGCGCAACCACAGCGACCGGACCCTGTTCTGCGCGCTGCTCGACCTGACGCCGCGCTTCAAGGTGGACCCGGCGCTGTTCCCGGGCGACTACGTCGCGGGGGGCGGCGTCGGCGACTGCCTGCACGGCCGGCGGATCAAGGCGTTCCTGCCGCCGGCCGTGCCCGTCGTGCCGGGCGCGGTCGTCCGGGACCGGCTGAAGCTGTTCGTCGCCGAGGGGCAGTTCGGCGTCGAGCCGTTCCTGATGCCGGCGCTGGCCGAGACGTCCGGCCCGCGCGGCGTGTACCGCGATCTGGGCGACGCGGCCCGGCCCACCGGCCACGACTGGACCACGGCCGAGGTCGTTGTCCGGATCGAGGTCCCGAAGTGA
- a CDS encoding RIP homotypic interaction motif-containing protein, whose amino-acid sequence MRPDVRLTIYAIRTDGRTRIVLHRSLNGWGARLDEFWISALVSELNLVDVEPCLQNSPAWTELLLGLRVDVVEVGSEPRRLILKRCRKNGDVAAILGDVEESTTALLVVSAEHGDDNGVVRPAFSDLDLSRRDALTGNFLPVLRAAVEQLGLVRALQSRPEPASPREYTIGRRTVPRLSPAADATPGMILQRPGQALLAQIRFQDVRGAQVGHHNVQVNRFIVERRDRPLNFGQVLDDPKVREAMAALLAEPRNDVLRGRLIAALGHVSEADVRSDPLVLQAGYEGPGFWERLLAFDAQGLQVGDYNKQHNTFRYVVTGEPSAAALLHHNPRLAMVITDYLCPRKGRAGLGDVRQTIVEALNALPSDVGRALGTSFKSPGKSLLIARSDGVTVGENNRMKNSFEQRTRAGTATVRGLDRPVGDAPAHPMPDVPEIVVEPASPDTARHGNFGQVPGITPRHNPGTGIGGVGGIG is encoded by the coding sequence ATGAGACCGGACGTCAGACTGACCATCTACGCTATTCGGACCGACGGGCGCACCCGCATCGTGCTGCACCGCTCCCTCAACGGCTGGGGGGCTCGGCTCGACGAGTTCTGGATATCTGCTCTTGTTTCCGAGCTGAACCTCGTCGATGTCGAGCCCTGCCTGCAGAACAGCCCCGCGTGGACGGAACTCCTGCTCGGACTCAGGGTCGACGTGGTGGAAGTGGGATCCGAGCCGCGTCGGCTCATTCTCAAGCGGTGCCGTAAGAACGGCGACGTAGCGGCGATTCTGGGCGACGTCGAGGAATCCACCACGGCCCTCCTGGTCGTGTCCGCCGAGCATGGCGACGACAACGGCGTGGTCCGGCCCGCGTTCAGCGATCTGGACCTGTCGCGGCGGGACGCGTTGACCGGCAACTTTCTTCCGGTCCTGCGGGCGGCCGTCGAGCAGCTCGGTTTGGTTCGTGCACTGCAGAGCCGTCCCGAACCGGCAAGCCCCCGTGAGTACACGATCGGGCGCCGCACCGTTCCCCGGCTCTCCCCGGCCGCCGACGCCACGCCTGGCATGATCTTGCAGCGCCCCGGCCAGGCCCTGCTGGCGCAGATCAGGTTTCAGGACGTCCGGGGCGCCCAGGTCGGCCACCACAACGTGCAGGTCAACCGTTTCATCGTGGAACGGCGTGATCGCCCCCTGAACTTCGGCCAGGTTCTCGACGACCCAAAAGTGCGGGAGGCGATGGCCGCCCTGCTCGCGGAGCCTCGGAACGACGTCCTCCGCGGGCGACTGATCGCCGCTCTTGGCCATGTCTCCGAAGCGGACGTGCGCTCGGATCCGCTCGTGCTGCAAGCCGGCTACGAAGGGCCAGGCTTCTGGGAGCGGCTGCTGGCGTTCGACGCTCAAGGCTTGCAGGTGGGTGACTACAACAAGCAGCACAACACCTTCCGGTACGTCGTAACAGGCGAGCCGAGCGCAGCCGCCTTGCTTCACCACAACCCGAGGCTGGCCATGGTGATCACTGACTACCTCTGCCCCCGGAAAGGCCGCGCCGGCCTGGGCGACGTCCGGCAGACGATCGTGGAGGCCCTGAACGCCTTGCCCAGCGACGTGGGCCGCGCGCTCGGGACCTCGTTCAAGTCTCCTGGTAAGAGTCTTCTGATAGCCCGCTCCGACGGAGTCACGGTGGGCGAGAACAACCGGATGAAAAACTCCTTCGAGCAACGGACGAGGGCCGGCACCGCCACCGTCCGCGGCCTCGACAGGCCGGTCGGCGACGCCCCGGCCCACCCGATGCCGGACGTCCCGGAGATTGTTGTCGAACCCGCGAGCCCCGATACGGCCCGGCATGGCAACTTCGGCCAGGTCCCCGGCATCACGCCCCGGCACAATCCGGGAACCGGTATCGGCGGAGTTGGGGGAATCGGCTGA
- a CDS encoding glycoside hydrolase family 6 protein produces MAAVRRRRVVFVLLVSALVVVFFVLLALRYVSDRDGPAAAPAASAPPVPPTLYVDPAGPAVEQVKTYEAVGRTADAALIRKIADRPVAAWFADETTDPAVRARTLVTAAAAAGQVPVLTLYRIPQRDCGSHSGGGAVTAAEYQAWVGSIAAAITGHRAIVVVEPDAVAQAVQGCLSSAERAERYRLLGHAIDTLTANQQLKVYLDGGNPSWITDTARMGDALKKAGVERADGFALNVANFETTTANVTYGTKLSKHLGGAHFVIDTSRNGNGPAKKTSDYDGHWCNPPGRALGDTPTLRTGHRLVDAYLWIKRPGESDGACGKGAPPAGQWWADYALALARG; encoded by the coding sequence GTGGCTGCCGTTCGCCGTCGGCGCGTCGTGTTCGTGCTGCTCGTGTCCGCGCTGGTCGTGGTGTTTTTCGTGCTGCTGGCCCTGCGGTACGTATCCGATCGTGACGGTCCGGCCGCCGCCCCGGCCGCCTCGGCGCCCCCCGTCCCGCCCACCCTGTACGTCGACCCCGCCGGCCCGGCCGTGGAGCAGGTCAAGACGTACGAGGCCGTGGGCCGGACGGCCGACGCCGCGCTGATCCGCAAGATCGCTGATCGGCCCGTGGCGGCCTGGTTCGCCGACGAGACAACCGATCCCGCCGTACGGGCCCGGACGCTCGTGACGGCGGCCGCCGCCGCGGGCCAGGTGCCGGTGCTGACGCTCTACCGCATCCCGCAGCGCGACTGCGGCAGCCACTCCGGCGGCGGCGCGGTCACCGCCGCCGAGTACCAGGCCTGGGTCGGCTCGATCGCGGCCGCCATCACCGGGCACCGGGCGATCGTCGTCGTCGAACCCGACGCGGTGGCCCAGGCCGTACAGGGCTGCCTCAGCAGTGCCGAACGCGCCGAACGTTACCGCCTGCTCGGCCACGCCATCGACACCCTGACGGCCAACCAGCAGCTCAAGGTCTACCTGGACGGCGGCAACCCGAGCTGGATCACCGACACGGCTCGGATGGGCGACGCCCTGAAGAAGGCCGGCGTCGAGCGTGCCGACGGTTTCGCGCTCAACGTGGCCAACTTCGAGACCACGACGGCCAACGTCACGTACGGCACCAAACTGTCGAAACACCTGGGCGGCGCCCACTTCGTCATCGACACCAGCCGCAACGGCAACGGCCCGGCCAAGAAGACCAGCGACTACGACGGCCACTGGTGCAACCCGCCGGGCCGCGCGCTGGGCGACACGCCCACCCTGCGAACCGGCCACAGACTGGTCGACGCCTACCTCTGGATCAAACGCCCCGGCGAGTCCGACGGCGCCTGCGGCAAGGGCGCCCCACCGGCCGGCCAGTGGTGGGCCGACTACGCCCTGGCGCTGGCCCGCGGCTGA
- a CDS encoding galactose oxidase early set domain-containing protein: MTPRPRPTLARRLGTGLVALAVLSVVAVVNRPMVAFGADALHTFSINRQSYKERYGHWARVPVPAGFQVNAIHAALLNTGKVLIIAGSGNNRENFEAGTFRTILYDPRGDTFTEVPTPTDVFCAGHTFLPDGNLLIAGGTKSYEVLEGDITNAAGVMKIKNESATAGPRTFPKGTRLESATGFVYETRADVTVPAAHQMDHGGIPMQHAGEAEVWVDAVLPGNAAIAGRPAQYTIQGLTGVDRNNLYGVSDKITREKQEYGGDNTSYEFDPVAEKYIRTGDMVKSRWYPTLAELPGGDVLAVSGLDEFGRILPGDNEKYLRAERKWVAAPELKRYFPTYPALHLMADDRLFFSGSNSGYGSDTEGRTPGLWNLEDNSFEVVPGLAQPRLTETSSSVLLAPAQDQKVMIFGGGEVGESPVSTTRTAIADLDTSNPIYEPGPDLPEPVRYLSTVLLPDDTVFTTGGSSGYRGGPYGGKPRSDLFTSQIYQPASNSFATAAESTVGRNYHSEAILLADGRVITLGSDPLYDETGKNPGSFEKRIEVYSPPYLFQGERPVITGGPATVRRGATVTFGTDSKNVRRARLVRPSAVTHVVDVDQRSVAVDITPTEGGLAISIPQRKGLVPSGWYMLFLVDDKGVPSVARWVQVA; the protein is encoded by the coding sequence ATGACACCCCGCCCCCGCCCGACGCTCGCTCGACGCCTGGGCACCGGTCTGGTCGCGCTCGCCGTCCTGTCGGTGGTCGCGGTGGTGAACCGGCCCATGGTCGCGTTCGGCGCCGACGCCCTGCACACGTTCTCGATCAACCGGCAGTCCTACAAGGAGCGGTACGGCCACTGGGCCCGCGTGCCCGTGCCGGCCGGGTTCCAGGTCAACGCCATCCACGCCGCGCTGCTCAACACGGGCAAGGTGCTGATCATCGCGGGCAGCGGCAACAACCGCGAGAACTTCGAGGCCGGCACGTTCCGGACCATCCTGTACGACCCCCGGGGCGACACCTTCACCGAGGTGCCCACGCCGACCGACGTCTTCTGCGCCGGGCACACGTTTCTGCCCGACGGCAACCTGCTGATCGCGGGCGGCACCAAGAGCTACGAGGTGCTCGAGGGCGACATCACCAACGCGGCCGGCGTCATGAAGATCAAGAACGAGTCGGCCACGGCCGGTCCCCGTACGTTCCCCAAGGGCACCCGGCTCGAGTCGGCCACCGGGTTCGTCTACGAGACCCGCGCGGACGTGACCGTGCCCGCGGCGCACCAGATGGACCACGGCGGAATCCCGATGCAGCACGCCGGCGAGGCCGAGGTCTGGGTCGACGCGGTGCTGCCGGGCAACGCCGCGATCGCCGGCCGGCCCGCCCAGTACACGATCCAGGGGCTGACCGGCGTGGACCGGAACAACCTGTACGGCGTCTCCGACAAGATCACGCGGGAGAAGCAGGAGTACGGCGGCGACAACACCTCGTACGAGTTCGACCCGGTCGCCGAGAAGTACATCCGCACCGGCGACATGGTCAAGAGCCGCTGGTACCCGACCCTGGCCGAGCTGCCCGGCGGCGACGTCCTCGCGGTCTCCGGGCTCGACGAGTTCGGCCGCATCCTGCCCGGCGACAACGAGAAATACCTGCGGGCCGAACGGAAGTGGGTGGCCGCGCCCGAGCTGAAGCGCTACTTCCCGACCTATCCCGCGCTGCACCTGATGGCGGACGACCGGCTGTTCTTCTCCGGCTCCAACTCCGGCTACGGCAGCGACACCGAAGGCCGTACGCCCGGGCTCTGGAACCTCGAGGACAACAGCTTCGAGGTGGTTCCCGGCCTCGCGCAGCCCCGGCTGACCGAGACCAGCTCGTCGGTGCTGCTGGCCCCCGCCCAGGACCAGAAGGTCATGATCTTCGGCGGCGGTGAGGTGGGGGAGTCGCCGGTCTCGACCACCCGTACGGCCATCGCCGACCTCGACACCTCCAACCCGATCTACGAACCCGGGCCCGACCTGCCGGAACCGGTCCGCTACCTGAGCACGGTGCTGCTGCCCGACGACACGGTGTTCACCACGGGCGGCTCCTCCGGTTACCGCGGAGGCCCGTACGGGGGAAAGCCGCGCAGCGACCTGTTCACCTCGCAGATCTATCAGCCGGCGTCGAACTCGTTCGCGACCGCGGCCGAGTCCACGGTGGGGCGCAACTACCACTCCGAGGCCATCCTGCTGGCCGACGGGCGCGTCATCACGCTCGGCAGCGACCCGCTCTACGACGAGACCGGCAAGAACCCGGGCAGCTTCGAGAAGCGCATCGAGGTGTACAGCCCGCCGTACCTCTTCCAGGGTGAGCGGCCGGTCATCACCGGTGGGCCTGCCACGGTCAGGCGTGGTGCGACGGTAACGTTCGGTACCGACAGCAAGAACGTGCGGCGGGCCCGTCTGGTGCGGCCCAGCGCCGTGACCCACGTGGTCGACGTCGACCAGCGTTCGGTCGCCGTCGACATCACGCCGACGGAGGGCGGATTGGCCATCAGCATCCCGCAGCGCAAGGGCCTCGTGCCGTCCGGCTGGTACATGCTGTTCCTCGTCGACGACAAGGGCGTGCCCTCGGTCGCCCGGTGGGTGCAGGTCGCGTAG
- a CDS encoding glycosyltransferase family 2 protein, protein MIPAPRYDYDAYSGLAGPAVPSPDEPGRIGMRRLSGRRPVGNLAITLFAFAFEATFVAWLLSSVAVPDRALHPTLHAATWFMIVATLLIEVFRLVNVITLCLATIWARDPRPLTPDPGLRVAFLTTIVPGKEPIAMVERTLTAAVRVRHPGPYDVWLLDEGDDDEVKAMCERLGVHHFTRKGNPLDNTPAGAFKEKTKHGNYNSWIRKHGRQYDVFVSVDPDHVPLPNFCERLLGYFHDPEVAFVVGPQIYGNYDNLVTRWAESQQYLFHSLLQRAGNRFGAAMLVGTNNAVRIEAVRQIGGLQDSITEDMATSLALHAAGWRSVYTPDVLAVGEGPSSWTDYFSQQYRWSRGTDEVAVATFARMVPRLGARRSLFYGLLMSYYPLTALAWILGAINATCYLVLGAKGVQVPQQVWLMLYVDAALFQFLLYLWNRRHNVSPHEEAGSSGLAGMLVSTLSTPVYVSAFLSALLRRPARFVVTPKGESASPDGVRTFRHALRWAAFYAVLLIAAPFAGHVDGFMWLWPALNVVICLTPLTVWLVGRKRRPAPVAPLARIEEPVETYA, encoded by the coding sequence GTGATCCCCGCGCCCCGGTACGACTACGACGCCTACAGCGGCCTCGCCGGCCCCGCTGTGCCTTCGCCGGACGAGCCGGGGCGGATCGGCATGCGCCGCCTGAGCGGCCGCCGGCCGGTCGGCAACCTGGCGATCACCCTGTTCGCCTTCGCGTTCGAGGCCACCTTCGTCGCCTGGCTGCTCAGCTCGGTCGCCGTGCCCGACCGTGCGCTGCACCCGACGCTGCACGCCGCGACCTGGTTCATGATCGTCGCCACCTTGCTGATCGAGGTGTTCCGCCTCGTCAACGTGATCACGCTGTGCCTGGCCACGATCTGGGCCCGCGATCCCCGGCCGCTCACGCCCGACCCCGGGCTGCGCGTCGCGTTCCTGACCACGATCGTGCCCGGCAAGGAGCCGATCGCCATGGTCGAGCGCACCCTGACCGCGGCCGTGCGGGTGCGCCATCCCGGCCCGTACGACGTCTGGTTGCTCGACGAGGGCGACGACGACGAGGTCAAGGCCATGTGTGAACGCCTCGGGGTGCATCACTTCACCCGCAAGGGCAACCCGCTCGACAACACCCCGGCCGGCGCGTTCAAGGAGAAGACCAAGCACGGCAACTACAACTCGTGGATCCGCAAGCACGGCCGCCAGTACGACGTCTTCGTCTCGGTCGACCCCGACCACGTGCCGCTGCCCAACTTCTGCGAGCGCCTGCTGGGCTACTTCCACGACCCCGAGGTCGCCTTCGTGGTCGGCCCGCAGATCTACGGCAACTACGACAACCTGGTCACCCGCTGGGCCGAGTCGCAGCAGTACCTGTTCCACTCGCTGCTGCAGCGGGCGGGCAACCGGTTCGGCGCGGCCATGCTCGTGGGCACCAACAACGCCGTACGGATCGAGGCCGTCCGGCAGATCGGCGGCCTGCAGGACTCGATCACCGAGGACATGGCGACCAGCCTGGCCCTGCACGCCGCCGGCTGGCGCTCGGTCTACACCCCCGACGTGCTGGCCGTGGGCGAGGGCCCGTCCTCCTGGACCGACTACTTCAGCCAGCAGTACCGCTGGTCGCGCGGCACCGACGAGGTCGCCGTGGCCACGTTCGCGCGGATGGTCCCGCGGCTCGGCGCGCGCCGCAGCCTGTTCTACGGCCTGCTCATGTCGTACTACCCGCTGACCGCGCTGGCCTGGATCCTGGGCGCGATCAACGCCACCTGCTACCTGGTCCTCGGGGCCAAGGGTGTGCAGGTCCCGCAGCAGGTCTGGCTGATGCTGTACGTCGACGCCGCGCTGTTCCAGTTCCTGCTCTACCTGTGGAACCGCCGCCACAACGTCAGCCCGCACGAGGAAGCCGGCTCGTCGGGCCTGGCCGGGATGCTCGTCTCGACGCTGTCGACCCCGGTCTACGTGTCCGCCTTCCTCTCGGCTCTGCTGCGCCGGCCGGCCCGCTTCGTGGTCACGCCCAAGGGTGAATCGGCCAGCCCCGACGGCGTCCGCACGTTCCGGCACGCGCTGCGGTGGGCCGCCTTCTACGCCGTGCTGCTGATCGCGGCGCCGTTCGCCGGGCACGTCGACGGGTTCATGTGGCTGTGGCCCGCCCTCAACGTCGTCATCTGCCTGACCCCGCTCACCGTGTGGCTCGTGGGCCGGAAACGCCGGCCCGCACCCGTCGCCCCCCTGGCCAGGATCGAAGAACCCGTGGAGACGTACGCATGA
- a CDS encoding PQQ-dependent sugar dehydrogenase: MRSFVRVAVAAGLLAGVAACSDDASSGAPKQTVPASAAVDVPALVATRVQGGGDDPIQAPPGWTVSVWAKVPGARLLAWTPDKRLLVSRPESGDVLVLDQRGQAKPLVEGLNQPHGLAFDGDTLYVAESDQVDSFTYSAGAVSGKQVVIDNLPDEKSMELGGKYAHALKSVAVGGDGSIYVSIGSTGNVSEEDRDAEPERAAILRAKPGQPAETFARGVRNGTGLAIDPDGGLWTAVNNRDNIANPKNGDVEESYVNDHPLEPLARLTEGRDLGWPYCNPDPDLADGQISYTDRPFVRDVQTNPDGDKLDCSQLKPSEQGMGAHSAPLGLAFVTGVAGGYGDGALAGIHGSWNRQPPRPPEVSFFAWRDGTLGPQQTLLTGFQREDGSRWGRPVMAVKGPDGAIYVSDDQAGAIYRVTSS, from the coding sequence ATGAGATCGTTCGTGCGGGTCGCGGTGGCGGCCGGTCTGCTGGCCGGGGTGGCCGCGTGTTCCGACGACGCGTCGAGCGGGGCGCCGAAGCAGACCGTGCCGGCGTCGGCCGCGGTCGACGTGCCGGCCCTGGTCGCGACGCGGGTGCAGGGTGGCGGCGACGATCCGATCCAGGCGCCTCCGGGCTGGACGGTCAGCGTGTGGGCCAAGGTGCCGGGCGCGCGCCTGCTGGCCTGGACGCCCGACAAGCGGCTGCTCGTGTCGCGGCCCGAGTCGGGTGACGTGCTCGTGCTCGATCAGCGGGGGCAGGCGAAGCCGCTGGTCGAGGGGCTGAACCAGCCGCACGGGCTGGCCTTCGACGGCGACACGCTGTACGTGGCCGAGAGCGATCAGGTCGACTCGTTCACCTACTCCGCCGGCGCGGTCAGCGGCAAGCAGGTCGTGATCGACAACCTGCCCGACGAGAAGAGCATGGAGCTGGGCGGCAAGTACGCGCACGCGCTCAAGAGCGTGGCCGTGGGCGGGGACGGGTCGATCTACGTCTCGATCGGCTCCACCGGCAACGTCTCCGAGGAGGACCGCGACGCCGAGCCGGAGCGGGCCGCGATTCTGCGCGCGAAGCCGGGTCAGCCGGCCGAGACCTTCGCCCGCGGTGTCCGCAACGGCACCGGGCTGGCGATCGACCCCGACGGCGGCTTGTGGACGGCCGTCAACAACCGCGACAACATCGCCAACCCGAAGAACGGCGACGTCGAGGAGTCGTACGTCAACGACCACCCCCTGGAGCCGCTGGCCCGGCTCACCGAGGGCCGCGACCTGGGCTGGCCGTACTGCAACCCCGACCCCGACCTGGCCGACGGGCAGATCAGCTACACCGACCGGCCCTTCGTCCGGGACGTGCAGACCAACCCGGACGGCGACAAGCTCGACTGCTCGCAGCTCAAGCCCTCGGAGCAGGGGATGGGCGCCCACTCGGCGCCGCTGGGCCTGGCCTTCGTCACCGGCGTCGCGGGCGGCTACGGCGACGGCGCACTGGCCGGCATCCACGGCTCGTGGAACCGGCAGCCGCCCCGCCCGCCCGAGGTCTCGTTCTTCGCCTGGCGCGACGGCACCCTCGGCCCGCAGCAGACCCTGCTCACCGGGTTCCAGCGCGAGGACGGCTCGCGGTGGGGCCGGCCGGTGATGGCGGTGAAGGGTCCGGACGGCGCGATCTACGTCAGCGACGATCAGGCCGGGGCGATCTACCGGGTCACCTCGTCCTGA
- a CDS encoding Lrp/AsnC family transcriptional regulator, which produces MANALDDIDRLILAELTRDGRLSMRTLAERLHISRANAYARVERLRTAEVIRGFRADVDPVAAGLGTTAYVTVNLNQAEWRDVAERLRSLPGVVHIALVGGEFDVIMLVRAQDNAALGRLVLDEIQGMPGVVNTRTLLVFEEAEPG; this is translated from the coding sequence GTGGCCAACGCCCTCGACGACATCGATCGGCTGATCCTGGCCGAGCTCACCCGGGACGGGCGCCTGTCGATGCGTACCCTGGCCGAGCGGCTGCACATCTCGCGGGCCAACGCGTACGCCCGGGTCGAGCGACTTCGTACGGCCGAGGTGATCCGCGGCTTTCGCGCGGACGTAGACCCTGTTGCGGCGGGTCTCGGCACCACCGCGTACGTGACGGTGAACTTGAACCAGGCCGAGTGGCGGGACGTGGCCGAGCGGCTGCGCTCGCTGCCCGGCGTCGTGCACATCGCGCTGGTCGGCGGGGAGTTCGACGTGATCATGCTGGTCCGCGCCCAGGACAACGCGGCGCTGGGCCGGCTGGTGCTCGACGAGATCCAGGGTATGCCGGGGGTCGTCAACACGCGGACGCTGCTGGTCTTTGAAGAGGCGGAACCGGGGTAA
- a CDS encoding thiamine pyrophosphate-dependent dehydrogenase E1 component subunit alpha: MTGDAHHLLPSGTPVTLIGADGHPVADSGRVFPSDAELRRALAALITGRRLNDQAYALVRQGRLAVYPSSHGQEACQVAAAQVLDDGDWLFPTYRDTVAVVGRGVDPVEALTLLKGDWHCGWDPYEHRVAPHATPLATQLPHAVGVAHAARLRGEPTVVMALCGDGGTSEGDFHEALNFAAVLRAPVVFLIQNNEYAISVPLARQTAAPSLAYKGIGYGIPGERVDGNDVAALLTVLGEAVARARGGEGPQLVEAHTYRMQAHTNADDATRYRSSAEVSAWAARDPLTRLELHLALPEADLSEMRAEADRIAAHLRDGLNADMTPEPARLFEHVYATPTPQLREQQALLADELAREGAVG; the protein is encoded by the coding sequence ATGACAGGTGACGCACACCACCTTCTGCCCTCGGGCACCCCCGTGACCCTGATCGGCGCCGACGGCCACCCCGTTGCCGACTCGGGCCGCGTCTTCCCCTCCGACGCCGAGCTGCGCCGGGCCCTGGCCGCGCTGATCACCGGCCGGCGGCTCAACGACCAGGCGTACGCGCTGGTCCGGCAGGGCCGGCTGGCCGTCTACCCGTCGTCGCACGGCCAGGAGGCCTGCCAGGTCGCCGCGGCCCAGGTGCTCGACGACGGCGACTGGCTGTTCCCGACCTATCGCGACACCGTGGCCGTGGTCGGCCGCGGCGTCGACCCGGTCGAGGCGCTGACCCTGCTCAAGGGCGACTGGCACTGCGGCTGGGACCCGTACGAACATCGGGTCGCCCCGCACGCCACTCCCCTGGCCACCCAGCTGCCGCACGCCGTCGGAGTGGCCCACGCGGCCCGGCTGCGCGGCGAGCCCACAGTGGTGATGGCGCTGTGCGGCGACGGCGGCACCAGCGAGGGCGACTTCCACGAGGCGCTCAACTTCGCCGCGGTGCTGCGGGCCCCGGTGGTGTTCCTGATCCAGAACAACGAGTACGCGATCAGCGTGCCGCTCGCGCGGCAGACCGCGGCGCCGTCCCTGGCGTACAAGGGAATCGGTTACGGCATCCCCGGTGAGCGCGTCGACGGCAACGACGTGGCCGCGCTGCTGACCGTGCTCGGCGAGGCAGTCGCGCGGGCCCGCGGCGGTGAGGGGCCGCAGCTCGTCGAGGCGCACACGTATCGGATGCAGGCGCACACCAACGCCGACGACGCCACGCGGTATCGATCATCCGCGGAAGTCTCCGCCTGGGCCGCGCGGGACCCTCTCACTCGCCTCGAGCTCCACCTGGCCCTGCCCGAAGCTGACTTGTCGGAGATGCGGGCGGAGGCCGACCGGATCGCCGCCCACCTGCGAGACGGCCTCAACGCGGATATGACGCCCGAACCGGCTCGGCTCTTCGAGCACGTCTACGCGACGCCGACGCCTCAGCTGCGGGAACAGCAAGCCCTGCTCGCCGACGAGCTCGCCCGGGAAGGAGCGGTGGGATGA